A window from Anaerobaca lacustris encodes these proteins:
- a CDS encoding PspC domain-containing protein — translation MKRLHLSATDKKIFGVCGGIGETYDIDPTLVRLAVVFLCVVTAIVPVAITYLVAALIMPKHT, via the coding sequence ATGAAACGACTGCATCTTTCGGCGACGGACAAGAAGATCTTTGGGGTTTGCGGCGGGATTGGGGAGACCTATGACATCGACCCGACGCTGGTCCGCCTGGCGGTGGTCTTCCTTTGCGTCGTCACCGCGATCGTCCCCGTGGCCATCACCTACCTCGTCGCGGCCCTGATCATGCCCAAGCACACCTGA
- a CDS encoding glycine--tRNA ligase yields MAKLAKLDDIVSLCKRRGFIFQSSEIYGGLASCYDYGPLGVELKNNVKRAWWKHVVQMRDDVVGLDCSILMHPLVWKASGHADKFADLISECKKCNTRTRVDHLQDKDGKRADEHTEHVSLDTAVATEHDLSNKVCPNCGAVGQFTQPMPFKLMFETQMGANAEDSMTMYLRPETAQGIFANFRNVLDSTRVKVPFGIAQIGKSFRNEVTTKAFIFRTREFEQAEVEFFCEPGTDEQWYEKWKAARFAWYTDHGIKAENLRFRDHDPDELAHYAKACVDVEYKFPFGSGDWQELEGIANRTDYDLRQHQRGMRSTTSWFENGRDLTKVKMPDESEDYHKGPLSFFDDQKQLRYIPYVIEPSAGIDRSTLAFLVDAYDEEEVKGETRNLLRFHPSLAPTKAAVFPLVKKDGMPEIAHNIANDLKKYFTCFYDEKGAVGRRYRRQDEAGTPFCLTVDGQTLEDHTVTVRQRDSMDQVRITTDQLRTYLRDKLEM; encoded by the coding sequence ATGGCGAAACTGGCGAAACTCGACGACATCGTGTCGCTGTGCAAGAGAAGGGGCTTCATCTTTCAGTCCAGCGAGATCTACGGCGGGCTGGCCAGTTGCTACGATTATGGGCCTCTGGGCGTCGAACTGAAGAACAACGTCAAGCGGGCCTGGTGGAAGCACGTCGTCCAGATGCGCGACGACGTCGTCGGGCTCGATTGCAGCATCCTGATGCACCCGCTGGTGTGGAAGGCCTCCGGCCACGCCGACAAGTTCGCCGACCTGATCAGCGAGTGCAAGAAGTGCAACACGCGCACCCGCGTCGACCACTTGCAGGACAAGGACGGCAAACGTGCCGACGAGCACACCGAGCATGTCTCGCTCGACACCGCCGTGGCCACCGAACACGATCTGAGCAACAAGGTCTGCCCGAACTGCGGCGCCGTGGGTCAGTTCACACAGCCGATGCCGTTCAAGCTGATGTTCGAGACGCAGATGGGCGCCAACGCCGAGGATTCGATGACCATGTACCTGCGGCCCGAAACCGCCCAGGGCATCTTTGCCAACTTCCGCAACGTGCTCGATTCCACCCGCGTCAAGGTCCCCTTCGGCATCGCCCAGATCGGCAAGAGCTTCCGCAACGAGGTGACCACCAAGGCGTTCATCTTCCGCACCCGCGAGTTCGAGCAGGCCGAGGTCGAGTTCTTCTGCGAGCCGGGTACGGATGAGCAGTGGTACGAGAAGTGGAAGGCCGCCCGCTTCGCCTGGTACACCGACCACGGCATCAAGGCCGAGAACCTGCGCTTCCGCGACCACGACCCCGATGAACTGGCCCACTATGCCAAGGCCTGTGTCGACGTCGAATACAAGTTCCCCTTTGGCTCCGGCGACTGGCAGGAGCTCGAAGGCATCGCCAACCGCACCGACTACGATCTGCGCCAGCACCAGCGCGGCATGCGCAGCACCACGAGCTGGTTCGAGAACGGCCGCGACCTGACGAAGGTCAAGATGCCCGACGAATCCGAAGATTATCACAAGGGCCCGCTGTCGTTCTTCGACGACCAGAAACAACTGCGCTATATCCCCTACGTGATCGAGCCCAGCGCCGGGATCGACCGCAGCACGCTGGCGTTTCTCGTCGACGCCTACGACGAGGAAGAGGTCAAGGGCGAGACCCGCAACCTGCTCCGCTTCCACCCGTCCCTGGCGCCGACCAAGGCCGCAGTCTTCCCGCTGGTCAAGAAGGACGGCATGCCCGAGATCGCCCACAACATCGCCAACGACCTGAAGAAGTACTTCACCTGCTTCTACGACGAGAAAGGCGCCGTCGGCCGCCGCTACCGCCGCCAGGACGAGGCGGGCACCCCCTTCTGCCTCACCGTCGACGGCCAGACCCTTGAGGACCACACCGTCACCGTCCGCCAGCGCGACTCGATGGATCAAGTAAGAATCACCACCGACCAGCTCCGCACCTACCTCCGCGACAAGCTGGAGATGTGA
- a CDS encoding glycoside hydrolase family 97 protein: MARATTIPILGGLLCLLAAQAAHGQTAWKVTSPDGNVTMAVRLADPGRVADYPAGKVRLYYEVQCKGRTVLPLSPLGITRDDQGFVDGLRFVSAGRVRTIDETYTMLHGKRKVCRDHANEQTLTFENPNGARLELVLRAYDDGVAFRYRFPESSDRVCTVLSEASGFRLPAGGKVWAHPYDKAGQYTPAYETYWVDGVPVGTASSNEEGWAFPLLFCTPDGARWGLLTEAAVDGSYCGSHLSQPASDGVHRLLFPAEGEGNDTGSVEPSWTPPWTTPWRVVIVGDTLAPIVESDLVTHLNPPSMVEDTGWIEPGRASWSWLSDHDSPQDHDKLRTFIDLAAEMGWEYSLIDANWNIMKNGTIHDLIAHANDKGIGLMLWYNSGGPHNYVTEQPRGTMDLRQVRRHEFRRLRDWGIKGVKVDFFQSDKQNIIQLYHDILKDAAEFQIMVNFHGCTLPRGWSRTYPHLMTMEAVRGAECYSFDRSFTNYAPMHNTVIPFTRNVVGPMDYTPVMFDDNVYKHITTNAHELALSIVFESGWLHFADRVSAYRDLDKVPKQFLKTVPVTWDETKFVAGEPGQFVVLARRHGDRWYLGGINGEESERAVKVALPFLDDNARYVTLMIGDGKMPRRFNVVTPPAVSGDEAGPFSSVKGLTSQDFMELRFSPYGGFVAVLDPVR; this comes from the coding sequence ATGGCGCGTGCGACGACAATCCCGATTCTTGGCGGTTTATTGTGTCTTCTGGCGGCGCAGGCCGCACATGGGCAAACGGCGTGGAAGGTGACTTCGCCCGACGGGAACGTGACGATGGCGGTCCGGCTGGCCGATCCGGGACGCGTGGCGGACTATCCGGCGGGCAAGGTGAGATTATATTACGAGGTCCAGTGCAAGGGCCGGACCGTGCTGCCCCTGTCGCCCCTCGGCATCACGCGAGACGACCAGGGCTTCGTCGATGGACTTCGGTTCGTCTCGGCCGGTCGCGTGCGGACGATCGACGAGACCTACACGATGCTGCACGGCAAGCGCAAGGTCTGCCGGGACCATGCCAACGAGCAGACGCTGACCTTTGAGAACCCCAACGGGGCCAGGCTCGAACTGGTCCTGCGAGCGTACGATGACGGTGTGGCGTTCCGATACCGTTTCCCGGAGAGCAGCGACCGCGTTTGCACGGTGCTGAGCGAGGCGAGCGGCTTTCGCCTGCCGGCCGGAGGCAAGGTCTGGGCCCATCCGTACGACAAGGCCGGCCAGTATACGCCGGCCTATGAGACGTATTGGGTCGATGGCGTTCCAGTCGGCACGGCGTCGTCCAACGAGGAGGGCTGGGCGTTTCCGCTGCTGTTCTGCACGCCCGATGGGGCGCGATGGGGATTGCTCACCGAGGCGGCGGTGGACGGCTCCTACTGTGGTTCGCATCTGAGCCAGCCGGCCTCCGACGGCGTTCACCGATTGCTGTTTCCGGCCGAGGGTGAGGGCAACGACACCGGATCGGTCGAGCCGTCGTGGACACCGCCCTGGACCACCCCGTGGCGCGTGGTCATCGTGGGCGACACACTGGCCCCCATCGTGGAATCCGATCTCGTGACCCATCTGAATCCGCCCTCGATGGTCGAGGACACGGGCTGGATCGAGCCGGGGCGGGCCTCGTGGAGCTGGCTGAGCGACCATGACAGCCCCCAGGACCACGACAAGCTCCGGACGTTCATTGATCTGGCGGCCGAGATGGGCTGGGAGTATTCGCTGATCGACGCCAACTGGAACATCATGAAGAACGGGACGATCCACGATCTGATCGCCCACGCCAATGACAAGGGCATCGGGCTGATGCTCTGGTACAATTCGGGCGGGCCGCACAACTACGTCACGGAACAGCCGCGAGGCACGATGGACCTTCGCCAGGTTCGGCGGCACGAGTTTCGACGCCTGCGGGACTGGGGCATCAAGGGCGTCAAGGTCGATTTCTTCCAGAGCGACAAGCAGAACATCATCCAGTTGTACCACGACATCCTGAAGGATGCGGCGGAGTTCCAGATCATGGTCAACTTCCACGGCTGCACGCTGCCTCGCGGCTGGAGCCGGACGTATCCGCATCTGATGACGATGGAGGCGGTTCGGGGCGCCGAATGCTACAGCTTCGACCGGTCGTTCACGAACTATGCCCCCATGCACAACACCGTGATACCGTTCACGCGCAACGTCGTCGGGCCGATGGACTATACGCCCGTGATGTTCGACGACAACGTGTACAAACACATCACGACCAACGCCCACGAATTGGCTCTGTCGATCGTATTCGAGAGCGGCTGGCTGCATTTCGCCGACCGCGTCAGCGCGTATCGCGATCTGGACAAGGTCCCGAAGCAGTTCCTCAAGACCGTCCCGGTGACGTGGGACGAGACGAAGTTCGTCGCCGGCGAGCCGGGGCAGTTCGTTGTGCTGGCGAGGCGGCATGGGGATCGCTGGTACCTCGGCGGCATCAACGGCGAGGAAAGCGAGCGCGCGGTCAAGGTGGCCCTGCCATTCCTCGATGACAACGCCCGGTATGTGACCCTGATGATCGGCGACGGAAAGATGCCGCGCCGCTTCAATGTAGTGACGCCACCGGCGGTCTCCGGGGACGAAGCGGGCCCGTTCAGCAGCGTCAAAGGCCTGACCTCGCAAGACTTCATGGAGCTTCGTTTTTCGCCTTATGGCGGCTTTGTCGCCGTCCTGGACCCGGTGAGATAG
- a CDS encoding aldose epimerase family protein yields MLKEEARRIGLVVCLAMTVTMLCSCGTTDRRTKSGQAQMEMERLVAPFGTAPDGRAVRHYTLRNAQGMTAEIITYGAIVVSLTAPDKNGRFDDVVLGYDNLAAYIKVSPYFGAIVGRYGNRIGKGKFTLDGTTYTLATNDGENHLHGGIRGFDKVVWDDEPVDRADAVGVKLSYLSRDGEEGYPGNLRISVIYLLTNRNELRIEYEATTDKATPVNVTHHGYFNLTGGQRDILGHELMLNAERFTPVDAGLIPTGELRPVQGTPMDFRKRTAIGARIDDIYEQLQFGGGYDHNWVLNKKGDAMTLAAEVHEPTTGRLMTVRTTEPGIQFYAGNFLDGTITGKDGVVYKHRYGFCLETQHYPDSPNKPDFPSTILRPGRVYRTTTVYAFSAR; encoded by the coding sequence ATGCTTAAGGAAGAAGCGCGACGGATCGGTTTGGTGGTGTGTTTGGCGATGACGGTGACCATGCTGTGTTCGTGCGGCACGACGGACCGGCGGACGAAATCGGGACAGGCCCAGATGGAGATGGAGCGGCTCGTCGCGCCGTTCGGCACGGCGCCCGACGGCCGGGCGGTTCGCCACTACACCCTCCGCAATGCCCAGGGCATGACGGCCGAGATCATCACGTACGGGGCCATCGTGGTTTCGCTGACCGCCCCCGACAAGAACGGGCGGTTCGACGACGTCGTCCTGGGTTATGACAATCTGGCCGCCTACATCAAGGTCAGCCCGTACTTCGGCGCCATCGTCGGGCGGTACGGCAATCGGATCGGCAAGGGCAAGTTCACACTCGACGGCACGACCTACACGCTGGCCACGAACGACGGCGAGAACCACCTTCACGGCGGGATCAGGGGCTTCGACAAGGTGGTTTGGGATGATGAGCCGGTCGATCGGGCCGACGCCGTCGGCGTCAAGCTCAGCTACCTGAGCCGCGATGGCGAGGAAGGCTATCCGGGCAACCTCAGGATCAGTGTGATTTATCTCCTGACCAACAGAAACGAGTTGCGGATCGAGTACGAGGCCACGACGGACAAGGCCACGCCGGTCAATGTCACTCACCACGGCTATTTCAATCTGACCGGCGGACAGCGCGACATCCTGGGCCACGAGCTGATGCTCAATGCCGAGAGGTTCACGCCGGTCGATGCCGGGCTGATCCCGACAGGGGAACTGCGACCCGTTCAGGGGACGCCGATGGACTTCCGCAAACGCACGGCGATCGGCGCCCGGATCGACGACATCTACGAGCAACTCCAGTTCGGCGGCGGCTACGACCACAACTGGGTCCTGAACAAGAAGGGCGACGCGATGACGCTGGCGGCCGAGGTCCACGAGCCGACGACCGGACGCCTGATGACCGTCCGGACGACCGAGCCCGGCATTCAGTTCTACGCAGGCAACTTCCTCGACGGGACCATCACGGGCAAGGACGGGGTTGTCTACAAGCATCGCTATGGCTTCTGCCTGGAGACGCAGCACTACCCCGATTCGCCGAACAAGCCGGACTTTCCGTCAACCATTCTGCGTCCGGGCCGCGTCTACAGGACCACGACGGTCTACGCGTTCTCCGCGCGATAG